A stretch of the Medicago truncatula cultivar Jemalong A17 chromosome 5, MtrunA17r5.0-ANR, whole genome shotgun sequence genome encodes the following:
- the LOC11415499 gene encoding ribonuclease III domain-containing protein RNC1, chloroplastic isoform X1 codes for MELSSSFSLSPKPTNFSFSSSFSPFPIQILIKNTKSRNYPLHVLAVAIDPTKDFPRNNNPQRLLKELAERKKITNPKSKSPPRRYILKPPLDDKKLAERFLNSPQLSLKSFPLLSSCLPSLRLNNADKLWIDEYLLEAKQALGYSLEPSETLEDDNPAKQFDTLLYLAFQHPSCERTKQKHVRSGHSRLFFLGQYVLELALAEFFLQRYPRELPGPMRERVYGLIGKENLPKWIKAASLQNLIFPYDNMDKIVRRDREGPVKSVFWALFGAIYLCFGLPEVYRVLFEVFGMDPDDEDCQPRERRQLEDVDYVSAEFENKLNWQDIVAYKPPADALFTHPRLFRACVPPGMHRFRGNIWDYDSRPQVMRALGYPLEMTDRIPEITEARNIELGLGLQLCFLHPSKYKFEHPRFCFERLEYVGKTIQDLVMAERLLMKHLDAPGLWLQEKHRRILLNKFCGRYLRAKQLHRFIIYDDNVQNAYERNRRRRNPATTAVNQAIHGLSYLVYGKRDVRRLMFEYFDFEQIQPKEV; via the exons atggaACTCTCATCCTCTTTTTCACTCTCCCCAAAACCAACTAACTTCTCATTCTCATCCTCATTCTCTCCTTTCCCCATCCAAATCCTAATCAAAAACACCAAATCCCGAAACTACCCTCTTCACGTTCTCGCAGTTGCAATAGACCCAACAAAAGACTTCCCTAGAAATAACAATCCTCAACGACTTCTAAAAGAACTAGCAGAACGCAAAAAAATCACTaacccaaaatcaaaatcaccacCAAGACGTTACATTTTAAAACCCCCACTAGACGATAAAAAACTCGCAGAAAGATTTCTCAACAGTCCACAACTTTCACTAAAATCATTCCCATTGTTAAGTTCTTGTCTACCTTCATTGCGCCTTAACAATGCCGATAAATTATGGATCGATGAGTATTTACTCGAAGCGAAACAAGCCCTTGGATACTCACTTGAACCATCAGAGACATTAGAGGATGATAATCCTGCTAAACAGTTTGATACTTTGTTGTATTTGGCTTTTCAGCATCCTTCGTGTGAGAGAACGAAGCAGAAGCATGTTAGGTCTGGGCATTCCAGGTTGTTTTTCTTAGGGCAATATGTGCTGGAATTGGCATTGGCTGAATTCTTTTTGCAGAGGTATCCGAGGGAATTGCCTGGTCCGATGAGGGAGAGAGTTTATGGGTTGATTGGGAAGGAGAATTTGCCTAAATGGATTAAAGCTGCCAGTTTACAGAATTTGATATTTCCTTATGATAATATGGATAAGATTGTGAGGAGGGATAGAGAAGGACCTGTCAA GTCGGTATTTTGGGCTTTGTTTGGGGCAATCTATCTTTGTTTTGGTCTTCCAGAAGTCTACCGTGTTCTTTTTGAAGTCTTCGGAATGGATCCAGATGATGAGGATTGCCAGCCTAGGGAGCGCAGACAACTTGAAGATGTGGATTATGTATCTGCTGAGTTTGAAAACAAGCTAAACTGGCAAGATATTGTTGCTTATAAG CCTCCTGCAGATGCTCTGTTTACTCATCCAAGGCTGTTTAGAGCATGTGTTCCCCCTGGCATGCATCGATTCAGAGGAAATATATGGGATTATGATAGCAGACCCCAAGTTATGAGAGCACTTGGATATCCATTAGAAATGACAGACAGAATTCCAGAAATTACTGAAGCCAGGAATATAGAGCTTGGACTTGGATTGCAG CTTTGTTTTCTGCATCCATCAAAGTACAAATTTGAGCATCCTCGATTTTGCTTTGAGAGATTAGAATATGTTGGAAAAACAATACAG gaTTTGGTGATGGCTGAAAGATTGTTGATGAAGCATTTAGATGCTCCTGGGTTGTGGCTGCAAGAGAAACATCGCCGCATTCTTCTGAACAAATTTTGTGGAAGATACTTGAGGGCCAAACAGCTTCACcgttttattatatatgatgataaTGTTCAAAACGCTTATGAGCGCAACCGGAGACGGAGAAACCCAGCCACAACAGCTGTTAATCAAGCTATTCATGGACTCTCGTATCTTGTTTATGGGAAACGCGATGTGAGACGTCTGATGTTTGAGTATTTTGACTTTGAGCAGATTCAGCCTAAAGAGGTCTAA
- the LOC11415499 gene encoding ribonuclease III domain-containing protein RNC1, chloroplastic isoform X2, producing MHRFRGNIWDYDSRPQVMRALGYPLEMTDRIPEITEARNIELGLGLQLCFLHPSKYKFEHPRFCFERLEYVGKTIQDLVMAERLLMKHLDAPGLWLQEKHRRILLNKFCGRYLRAKQLHRFIIYDDNVQNAYERNRRRRNPATTAVNQAIHGLSYLVYGKRDVRRLMFEYFDFEQIQPKEV from the exons ATGCATCGATTCAGAGGAAATATATGGGATTATGATAGCAGACCCCAAGTTATGAGAGCACTTGGATATCCATTAGAAATGACAGACAGAATTCCAGAAATTACTGAAGCCAGGAATATAGAGCTTGGACTTGGATTGCAG CTTTGTTTTCTGCATCCATCAAAGTACAAATTTGAGCATCCTCGATTTTGCTTTGAGAGATTAGAATATGTTGGAAAAACAATACAG gaTTTGGTGATGGCTGAAAGATTGTTGATGAAGCATTTAGATGCTCCTGGGTTGTGGCTGCAAGAGAAACATCGCCGCATTCTTCTGAACAAATTTTGTGGAAGATACTTGAGGGCCAAACAGCTTCACcgttttattatatatgatgataaTGTTCAAAACGCTTATGAGCGCAACCGGAGACGGAGAAACCCAGCCACAACAGCTGTTAATCAAGCTATTCATGGACTCTCGTATCTTGTTTATGGGAAACGCGATGTGAGACGTCTGATGTTTGAGTATTTTGACTTTGAGCAGATTCAGCCTAAAGAGGTCTAA
- the LOC11407025 gene encoding molybdate-anion transporter, whose protein sequence is MGVVIESSIWELNPSIFIFIFVCCIFSIFLYPHASNRTSTIFDHGISSSFLRFQRNFLVIYSLASVVEGLWSVFGEFELASHGFDREKMIMSLCYGYTTALFAAPFLGMLSDLIGQKKVCLIFCILHLFVGVWKKITQQPSIFMTSICLSMANTIFSFSFETWMVIQHEKQGHRLDSLNDTYWLMTFFESACFIASQMFANWLIDNNMEKNTAPSSAVIFLAIICFILLTRGWTETPGTTSFKEYSMSFYTYIFGDKRIWLLTWAQTSLHFSIGLFWILWAPTVVADGREVQLGLIFTCFLGSRMLGSTVFPCLTSGPSSLRIEDCLVFAYIILAVLLSIVAYDYQEIGVLVTLFSLFHACVGFVLPSLARLRTMYVPNELRGGMMGLSLAPANAAILLSVVQGGYYRNVGNATLMAFGVFGLLLAAGCMHALKQCGKQPYNNWHKQ, encoded by the exons ATGGGAGTGGTTATTGAAAGCTCCATTTGGGAACTGAATCCAtcaattttcatcttcatcttcgttTGTTGCATCTTCTCGATCTTTCTTTATCCTCATGCTTCTAACCGAACTTCCACAATCTTCGATCATGGAATCTCTTCATCATTTCTTCGTTTCCAACGCAACTTCCTCGTCATTTATTCTCTCGCTTCAG TTGTGGAAGGTCTATGGTCAGTGTTTGGGGAGTTTGAGTTAGCTTCACATGGATTTGACAGGGAGAAGATGATCATGTCTCTCTGTTATGGTTATACAACTGCTCTCTTTGCCGCTCCTTTCCTTGGCATGCTTTCAGATTTGAT AGGTCAGAAGAAAGTTTGTTTGATCTTTTGCATCCTACACTTATTTGTTGGTGTATGGAAGAAGATTACGCAGCAACCAAGCATTTTCATGACTAGCATATGTCTCTCTATGGCCAATACAATATTCTCATTCAGTTTTGAGACTTGGATGGTCATTCAACATGAGAAG CAAGGACACAGGCTTGACTCACTTAATGACACATATTGGTTAATGACTTTCTTTGAGTCTGCATGTTTTATTGCCAGCCAAATGTTTGCAAATTGGCTGATTGATAATAATATGGAGAAAAACACTGCTCCTTCCTCTGCTGTCATCTTCTTAGCAATCATATGCTTCATTTTGCTCACCAGAGGATGGACAGAAACCCCAGGAACAACATCTTTTAAGGAGTATAGTATGTCCttctatacatatatttttggtG ATAAAAGGATATGGCTGTTGACATGGGCACAGACTAGCCTTCACTTCTCCATTGGACTTTTTTGGATTCTTTGGGCACCTACTGTGGTG GCTGACGGGCGAGAAGTGCAATTAGGATTGATTTTTACATGCTTTTTGGGCTCAAGGATGCTAGGAAGCACTGTTTTTCCGTGTCTCACTAGTGGACCATCATCACTTAGAATTGAGGACTGCCTAGTATTTGCATACATCATATTGGCTGTTCTCTTGTCTATTGTGGCCTATGACTATCAG GAAATTGGAGTTCTTGTGACACTTTTTAGCTTGTTTCATGCTTGTGTTGGCTTCGTTTTACCATCACTTGCTAGATTGAGGACCAT GTATGTACCTAATGAATTGCGTGGAGGGATGATGGGGCTCTCTCTTGCCCCTGCAAATGCTGCAATTCTGCTATCTGTGGTGCAG GGTGGCTATTATCGAAATGTTGGAAATGCAACTCTAATGGCGtttggtgtgtttggtttgttatTAGCAGCTGGATGCATGCATGCCCTGAAGCAATGTGGGAAGCAACCTTATAACAACTGGCATAAACAGTGA
- the LOC11408557 gene encoding probable prolyl 4-hydroxylase 9 isoform X1 produces the protein MKAKTVKANWSLRTKKFSLPSVFLLCIFFFLAGFFGFSFFHHSQEDEYGVRVRLLEKSVKDETEHRLLHAGKSGDNFITSIPFQVLSWNPRALYFPNFASAEQCDRIIEMAKAELSPSRLMLREGETEEGTKGIRTSSGMFISASEDKTGLLEVIDEKIARAAKIPKTHGGAYNILRYKVGQKYNSHYDAFNPAEYGPQESQRVASFLLYLTDVPEGGETMFPFENGSNMDSSYNFEDCIGLKIKPLKGDGLLFYSLFPNGTIDPTSLHGSCPVIKGEKWVATKWIREQLHYDV, from the exons ATGAAAGCGAAAACGGTTAAAGCAAATTGGAGCTTGAGAACGAAAAAATTCAGTTTACCTTCTGTTTTCCTCTTATGCATCTTCTTCTTTCTCGCTGGTTTCTTCGGTTTCAGTTTCTTCCATCACTCTcag GAAGATGAATACGGCGTGAGAGTGAGATTGCTGGAAAAGTCGGTGAAGGATGAGACGGAGCATCGTTTGTTGCATGCTGGAAAGTCCGGTGATAATTTCATTACTTCGATTCCCTTTCAG GTTTTGAGCTGGAACCCTCGCGCTTTATACTTTCCTAATTTTGCAAGTGCAGAACAATGTGATAGAATAATTGAGATGGCAAAGGCAGAGCTTTCACCATCAAGGTTGATGTTACGCGAGGGAGAAACAGAGGAAGGTACAAAGGGAATCAGAACAAG CTCTGGTATGTTTATCAGCGCTTCTGAGGACAAGACAGGTCTTTTAGAAGTCATTGACGAGAAAATTGCCAGAGCAGCAAAAATTCCCAAGACTCATGGAGGG GCATATAACATCCTCCGCTATAAGGTTGGACAAAAATATAACTCTCACTATGATGCATTCAATCCCGCAGAATATGGCCCACAAGAGAGCCAAAGG GTGGCTTCATTTTTGCTGTATTTAACAGATGTTCCAGAAGGTGGGGAGACCATGTTTCCGTTTGAG AATGGGTCGAACATGGACAGTAGCTATAATTTTGAGGATTGCATTGGTTTAAAAATCAAGCCACTGAAGGGAGACGGACTTCTATTTTATTCGTTGTTCCCTAATGGTACAATTGATCCG ACATCACTCCATGGGAGCTGCCCCGTGATTAAAGGGGAGAAGTGGGTAGCTACAAAGTGGATAAGGGAACAACTACATTATGATGTTTAG
- the LOC11408557 gene encoding probable prolyl 4-hydroxylase 9 isoform X2, which produces MKAKTVKANWSLRTKKFSLPSVFLLCIFFFLAGFFGFSFFHHSQEDEYGVRVRLLEKSVKDETEHRLLHAGKSGDNFITSIPFQVLSWNPRALYFPNFASAEQCDRIIEMAKAELSPSRLMLREGETEEGTKGIRTSSGMFISASEDKTGLLEVIDEKIARAAKIPKTHGGVTFLLCPPTAHLLMTISKLSEESPCFRHITSSAIRLDKNITLTMMHSIPQNMAHKRAKGWLHFCCI; this is translated from the exons ATGAAAGCGAAAACGGTTAAAGCAAATTGGAGCTTGAGAACGAAAAAATTCAGTTTACCTTCTGTTTTCCTCTTATGCATCTTCTTCTTTCTCGCTGGTTTCTTCGGTTTCAGTTTCTTCCATCACTCTcag GAAGATGAATACGGCGTGAGAGTGAGATTGCTGGAAAAGTCGGTGAAGGATGAGACGGAGCATCGTTTGTTGCATGCTGGAAAGTCCGGTGATAATTTCATTACTTCGATTCCCTTTCAG GTTTTGAGCTGGAACCCTCGCGCTTTATACTTTCCTAATTTTGCAAGTGCAGAACAATGTGATAGAATAATTGAGATGGCAAAGGCAGAGCTTTCACCATCAAGGTTGATGTTACGCGAGGGAGAAACAGAGGAAGGTACAAAGGGAATCAGAACAAG CTCTGGTATGTTTATCAGCGCTTCTGAGGACAAGACAGGTCTTTTAGAAGTCATTGACGAGAAAATTGCCAGAGCAGCAAAAATTCCCAAGACTCATGGAGGGGTAACATTTTTATTATGCCCCCCTACTGCTCACTTGCTAAT GACGATTTCTAAATTATCTGAGGAATCACCATGTTTCAGGCATATAACATCCTCCGCTATAAGGTTGGACAAAAATATAACTCTCACTATGATGCATTCAATCCCGCAGAATATGGCCCACAAGAGAGCCAAAGG GTGGCTTCATTTTTGCTGTATTTAA